The DNA window CGCTTCGGCCTCGGCCTGCGCCTTCTCGGCGGAGCGCTTGGCAGCCTCGGCTTCGACGGTACGGGCTTCCAGGCGCACCTGGTCGCGCTGCTGCGCCGCCTGCTTCAGGTCCACTTCCGCCTTGCGGGCACGCGCCACTTCCTGGGCGGTGGCGATCTTCTGCTTGGCGACATAGGCCAGCTGGTCGACCTTCTCGATTTTCTCGCGTTCGCTGGCCGCGTTGTTGGCCGCGTTCAGCGCCGCGGTCGCTTCATTGAATTCGCGCACCGCATACTGCGACACGGCGCTATTGCTCTGTGCCGCCGAGTAATCGCTGCGGGCCTGGTCCAGCGTGCTCGTGGTCAGCGGCGCGGAGCTGCACGCGGACAGTGCGATCGCCAGCGACAGCACGATGGGCGTCAGCTTGCTTTTCAGTGGGCTGTAGATGGCGCTATGGGTTGAGCTATTACGCATGTTGCTCCTCCTTTACTGGTTGGCGCTGTTGGCGCGGTCGAGCTCTTCGCGCAGCACGCGCACGTTATCCTGTACCGCGGTGGCTGCGCTGGTCGCCTTGGCGGAGGTTGCCTTGCTCTGGGCCAGCTTTGCATCGGCTTCAGCCTGCTGCGCGAGGTCGCGCGCCAGCTTGTAGTCCTTGTCGGCCAGGGCGCGGCTGGCTTGCTGCATCTTTTCACGGGCAGCCAGCAGTTCCGCCGGGGCCAGGTCGGCAGCGCCAGCCTGTGCGGCGTTTTCCACGGCGGCGCGCGAAACGGCGACTTCCGCAGTGGCGGGGGTTTTCTGGCTGGCGCATGCCGACAGCAGCGCTGCGGCGGCAAGCAACATCGGGGCGGTGTAACGAGGGCTCATTCTTTTTCTCCTCTGGTTGAGAGTATCCGTGTGAATGCACGGAACATAGTGACTTTATAGCCGAACGGACAACATCTTCTCGGTACGCTGCCGCACATAAGTCCTTATCACCGAAGCAATTGGGCGCATGTGACAACAATAAACAGACAACGTTGCGGAAGTGACAAGGTTAAACACTCATGCAACAACGTAACAAATCGTTACTGCGTGCGTTCGCGAACAGTTCGGTTTATACGGTTTTCTTAAGCTGGCCCCATCGGTGCGGAAACACGCCGCGCCTTTCAAACGAGGAGCGAGCCATGAACAACCTGACTTCCCCGACGACTGTCCTGTCCGGCATGGTGCTGGCAATGCTGGTGGCCTGCGCATCGGTCGATGTGTCGCCCCCGGCCAGTGTGGAAATGAGCGACAGCACGTTGACCACGAATGTGCGGTCCAGCCTGGCA is part of the Pseudoduganella lutea genome and encodes:
- a CDS encoding DUF4398 domain-containing protein produces the protein MSPRYTAPMLLAAAALLSACASQKTPATAEVAVSRAAVENAAQAGAADLAPAELLAAREKMQQASRALADKDYKLARDLAQQAEADAKLAQSKATSAKATSAATAVQDNVRVLREELDRANSANQ